From one Triticum urartu cultivar G1812 chromosome 3, Tu2.1, whole genome shotgun sequence genomic stretch:
- the LOC125547782 gene encoding berberine bridge enzyme-like Cyn d 4, protein MASSRSLALALLFGLLSCYASVVPSLASSHGFLQCLSAAIPKPLLHTQSSPSFTSVLVSSIRNPRLFTPSTVRPLCIVTAINASHVQAAVVCGRRHDVRIRVRSGGHDYEGLSFRSERPEVFAVVDLANLRSVRVNGKAATATVESGATVGELYYAISKVSDRLAFPAGLCPTIGLGGHLSGGGFGMLLRKYGVAADHVLDATLVDANGKLMDKQAMGRDVFWALRGGGGESFGIVLSWKVKLVAIPPKLTMFRVPRSVDEGAVDMLTKWQEIAPALPEDLFIRVVVSKQVAEFQSMYLGTCDTLLPLMRGRFPELRLNRAHCREMTWIQSVPYIYLDSTATVEDILNRTTSMDTFNKATSDFVHRAIARDVWVKIFAWLVKPDAGIMIMDPYGGQIGSLPESATPFPHRAGVLYNIQYMNFWSADTDGSAQTRWLKDFYAFMAPYVSKNPREAYVNYRDLDLGRNVVVGNVTSYTAAKVWGDKYYKGNFKRLAMAKGKVDPHDYFRNEQSIPPLH, encoded by the coding sequence ATGGCCTCGTCTCGGAGCTTAGCTCTTGCGCTCCTCTTCGGCCTCCTCTCTTGCTACGCATCCGTCGTCCCTTCCCTAGCTTCCTCCCACGGCTTCCTCCAATGCCTCTCCGCAGCCATACCCAAGCCTCTGCTGCACACCCAGAGCTCGCCATCGTTTACGTCGGTCCTGGTGTCCTCCATCCGGAACCCCAGGTTGTTCACGCCTAGCACGGTGCGGCCGCTCTGCATCGTCACAGCGATCAACGCCTCCCACGTCCAGGCCGCCGTTGTCTGCGGCCGCCGGCACGACGTGCGCATCCGCGTGCGCAGCGGCGGGCACGACTACGAGGGCCTCTCGTTCCGGTCCGAGCGGCCCGAGGTGTTCGCGGTGGTCGACCTTGCCAACCTCCGCTCCGTGCGCGTCAATGGGAAGGCGGCCACCGCGACGGTGGAGTCCGGCGCCACGGTCGGGGAGCTCTACTACGCCATCTCCAAGGTGAGCGACAGGCTGGCCTTCCCGGCGGGGCTGTGCCCGACGATCGGTCTGGGCGGCCATCTCAGCGGCGGCGGGTTCGGCATGCTGCTGCGCAAGTACGGCGTGGCCGCCGACCACGTGCTGGACGCCACGCTGGTCGACGCCAACGGGAAGCTCATGGACAAGCAGGCCATGGGGAGGGACGTCTTCTGGGCCctccgcggcggcggcggcgagagctTCGGCATCGTGCTGTCGTGGAAGGTGAAGCTCGTGGCCATCCCGCCCAAGCTGACCATGTTCCGCGTCCCGAGGTCCGTCGACGAGGGCGCCGTCGACATGCTAACGAAATGGCAAGAAATCGCGCCGGCTCTCCCGGAAGACCTCTTCATAAGGGTGGTCGTGTCGAAGCAGGTGGCCGAGTTCCAGTCCATGTACCTGGGCACCTGCGACACGCTGCTGCCATTGATGCGCGGCCGCTTCCCAGAGCTCCGCCTGAACCGGGCGCACTGCAGGGAGATGACGTGGATCCAGTCCGTGCCATACATCTACCTGGACAGCACCGCCACCGTGGAGGACATCCTCAACCGGACCACCTCCATGGACACCTTCAACAAGGCCACCTCCGACTTCGTCCACCGGGCCATCGCCAGGGACGTGTGGGTGAAGATCTTCGCCTGGCTCGTCAAGCCCGACGCCGGGATCATGATCATGGACCCCTACGGCGGTCAGATCGGCAGCCTCCCGGAGTCGGCGACGCCGTTCCCGCACCGTGCCGGCGTGCTCTACAACATCCAGTACATGAACTTCTGGTCCGCCGACACCGACGGGTCGGCGCAGACCAGGTGGCTCAAGGACTTCTACGCCTTCATGGCGCCCTACGTGAGCAAGAACCCCAGGGAGGCGTACGTGAACTACAGGGACCTCGACCTCGGCAGGAACGTCGTTGTGGGCAACGTCACCAGCTACACGGCCGCTAAGGTTTGGGGCGACAAGTACTACAAGGGCAACTTCAAGAGGCTCGCCATGGCCAAGGGCAAGGTGGATCCTCACGATTACTTCAGGAACGAGCAGAGCATCCCACCACTACACTAG